A segment of the Necator americanus strain Aroian chromosome IV, whole genome shotgun sequence genome:
ACCATTACTTCGCACAATTTTGAcgttgagtaaaaaaaaagtactccaTAAACATCTGAACTTTGGctgagaaacaaaacaaaaaaaaaacaggccaAAGTAAGGTAAGCGAAGATTAGTCTGACAGACAGTATCAGATGGAATCTAAATGGCGCTCACGCTCGCTCAGAGCACATAATTTCATGCGGATGGTGCGTTTTTAATCCATCATCCATACAAATTTATTAagagaaagggaaaaagaTGAATAGGCGAGAAGTTTTGCATACGAGGGCATTCCTAGTGGAATGATTGTCCAATTCCTTGGGGAGCGGCGACGGTTGTTGTGTACGGCGACGTTTTGATGAGCCCACTTTAGGGCAACGTCTTCTAAAAATGGAATGTAAGACCAATTCCAAAACTAATTTCTAAATTCAGTGAACAATAGGGCACAGCAACAATTATTTAAACTCAAATAAGGGCGAAGAAGTCTTGCgacgaaaagaaatgagaaataatttcaagtgAAACGACAAAACTGATGAACAATAACCAGTTAAAATTAAAGATTAACTACCTTCGCTTTTCTAAAGTGTTGAAATGATCCGCTTTTTTGACGAATTCAGCTGGCGATTCAGCCATCTGAACAGAATAAGTATGAAATGAGGAACATTACACTGGATTTGTAGAACACAAACCTTTCGTCGTTCCTCTAAAAATATCTTATTACATCCACACTTCGGAGTCTTTTCGAAGGAAAACAGGTACGGACAACATCCAAGAGATCGCAGAAGCACCTGCATGCAAAATATCTTACtaaggcgaaaaaaaactaaatttaacCAATGTCTAAAGGAATAATTCATATTCAACTTACCCTCAACCATCCTGACGTCTGCCGCGCTGTTTTGCACACCGGAACTCTCATAACCACATGGTCTGCCGACGTTCGCCATTTGTACTTCACATATATTACTgcaacatcatcatcatcagtgTTGAGGATGCTTTGGACATCTACACGGTGTTCCAGTGAAGCGCATTGGTACACATCCTGAAATGTGGATAACATTTAGGTCTTATCATTAAAACGAGGACGTAGCTCTCTACCTTCCTGACTTTGCTTTCAAGATGTAAGAGGAATTTGTCATGCGAAAGATTTTGTTGTgtcgatttttcaaaaataagtcGTCACAGTGTGCAGGTAGAGAGCAAGTGTTTTAGGTATAGTCGCGTCAAAATGAACTGAAGCatgctgcgctcgaaatggcgcgatGGAGCTAGCTGTTGGGAtctaggtgggaccatcgagaactgcagcgatgactGGTACTAGCAAGTAACCCCCTCTATCCTAACCTGTTCGAGCGCAACTGGTTACACAGcggcaccgagcttcaggttattttgacccgaccatattgtgtttttatccacccgTTGTCTTTATGTGGAGGTAGGTGGAGCTAATTTTATCGCTCGTTAATGTTTTGACCTCTTATGACAACATAGAACACTATCTCACAGAAAATCATAAAACTTCACATATGAGATACATacataatgaataataataatttcataCGTAATGAACCTCAAGTAAGTTTAAGTCACTTAGGATGCaaacaataaatttgaaaatgtccctttgtttttaaaagaaatgaaaggatttTTAAAGAGATTGAATATATTTACTGAGCTGCAACTCCTCAAAACTATTCATCTACGCAAACGATCATGCATGATAGTACAAAGGGAATAATATTCGCGTTAAAAGGAGATCGAACAATATATTTTGGTTATGTTCGATGggtttctaaaagaaaacatgtgCACGGAATATCAGCAAATGATAGTACAAGAATAACGCAGCAGTGCCTAATATTCATATCATCTTCGACACAATATTCgttaagaaaaacaattaaatcCCCTTTTCCAAAGATTGGCcatatttcggaaaaaaaggatgCTATCTCTCGTAAAGTGCAGATTATTTAGTTTTTGGAAAGTCttcaaaagtttcaaaagGTTTGCAAAATAGATGTTATATTCGCGATTCACACgtgaaacatttcttttggTCAAAATATTAGCTGTAGAGTGATTACCTTTtatacaaaacaataaaaaaatgcaagagaAAGCCTTGGTATACTATTTATGGAGGCTATAAAAGCAATGGAAATCTATTAAAGATATATAAGGAtgtaagaaagaaaggaaaaagaaaaacgcacGGCTATTAAAACTCGAAGGACGTGTGGTATTGGACCGGCTTCATAATATCGAGCTAATGCGGCGAACTGAGATCGAACAAACCAAGGCCCTATTCGACATGAAGGGTGAACGTAAATGCGTGGAAGCCAAACATCACCTATAAACAGAGAATATTGActacaatttaaaaatcaagaatCTATCACAGTGAACACATTAGGGACGATATGATGCACATAATGCATCAAAAACTTCCATTGccattttttcattacttggtaaacaaaaatacgaaaattaaATAGCAAATATAAACGAAATTAGTTCGTAGGCTATGCAAAAAAATACTCCGTTTTGTCAGATGCCCTGTGTCgcggaaacgaaaaaaaaaacaggcgacACGCGTCAGCTCCTCAAAAAAAGTCGTCTGGAATGTTTGTAAAAGATTTCGAGAGGACTTTTCGTACTATTCAATGATCACGAAGAGTTGTCAATCTTCAATCCGATTTTAAAATTGTAACAATTCAGTTTAGCAAACAAAACACTCGTTTACAAACCTTTCATCCACACCTCAGGTAAGAAAGTAGGAtcgctcatttttctttcttgaaatatATTGCCAGGCTTTGAAGAATACTGAAGCCGCATTAGGTCGAATCGTGAAGCGCCTAAACTaccaaatcaaaaaaaaatacaagggAAGTTTCTAAAAGGGAACTTTACCagccttcattttttaaaggaggAAGAGACAAGAATGGTGCTTCACCAATGAAGGGAATTTCATACTTCGCAGCGAACCCACATGGAAAAAGATTATCAcagctgaaatgaaaataGGACACTTTTCATGACGTATTAAGCCACTTTCTACATCAAAATAGCTCTAGCTGCTTCAGAAGCAGCgagaaaaacgcaaaaaatatTAGTTGATCGAACAAACAGTGAAATAACTCAGCGAGAAATTAGAGCGTAGAACAAAACCATCTAACTAACCCGATGACAAACATTAGTGGTGGATTTGGAGTGGTGTCACAACTCAACTCAATAAGCACAAGGTTTCGAACCGCCCGATGGATTAATGCTGCGTACATAACCCCTCGTTGGTAGCAGAATACCTACAAATAACAggtgtgggtttttttttcgaaaagaaaaagtagtaaTTTCGTGATCAAACAACCTCAATATGTCTCATAGGAGTAATTTTTGCTTCCCGTCCAGGAATTGGTTCAAAATTGCATTCGTTTGTCGATatctaaacaacaaaaaagaaagaatgaacaaaaatacatGAACGAGTCAAAACGAGCTGTCTCGTTGTGCAATTTGGTAAAGAGTTATGCTCGACATGACGCGGTAGGACCTTCCGTAGCCCGATGAGAGTCGCACGAAGGTCCGACCGCTGTAGTGGATAGATTTGACtggagaaggaagaaaaatacccTTACAAAAAGTGCATACCCCAGGAATGCCCCATTGTGCTGCATAAGACTTCCAACTCCATGGGAAATCGGTGTGATTCTTATCTCGCAAAAACGACTTTTGCGGCAATGAAAGTTGGTAGCCGACCGATGCGCAAAACCCTTGTGGAAACACTCCGTGCGTTCCTCGATGAGCAACAATCTAAAATACCAAGTAGATAAAGATTGAAATGAAGGAATCAATAGAATAACTTTGAATCTTTCACCAACAACAGCACCATTCTATCTTATCAAAAAAAGGTGCAAAACtcaccaaaaagaaaattctgcaaaatatTGAGCTCAAATGATGTTTTTAATTAAAAGacgaaaacattttaaagGGGAAGCGAAAAAATACATTACCTCTCTGGTATCTGGGCGTCCATACGAACATGAAACAATTTTGACGAAGTGACAATTGATGACCTCGCTAACGTGTCCGGGGAATATTGCCGCTCTTTGTTCAGCATCTTGCACTTCAACCAAGGAGCCAACCTGTACGCTTCCTCTTTTCATGATAAATAATGCAAAACACCGACTATAGAAAATGCTTTGAACTAACGGAACCAAAACCAGGAAAAATTTACCTTGAGAATATGCTCTTTCAGTTCATATCTCTTGAACACAATAGCAGGAACCGaatttttcgcaaattttttGATGTTCTCTGCACTATACTTTCCAGGACAATATGAAaccttgaagaaaaagaatgaaaaacagcAGAAGCATTTGAAGAGAAACCATCACAAAAATCTTACGGAGTCCTCTTGATGGCTAGCAGCCCAACCTATTGGATGACATCGTGGATCAGTGATGTTGATGGACATATTCTATTTAAACAAAGAAAGCATTTAGCTGCTAAAtcgagaaataatttcaagaaggagaaaatcctACAAAATTCATAGTTTCGTAAATGACGATACCACCAAGGTTGGCGAGCACGCGACAACAAAACACACAACGAGGCTCTACA
Coding sequences within it:
- a CDS encoding hypothetical protein (NECATOR_CHRIV.G17040.T1) — its product is MPDWSTVTPRLEYDKIFSPPRPESFNWRDYFAATGTNPCTDEILFGHVRYLEQTVSERLFEHGKHIFVKTENDNERVARIEVCCKGKLFVNYLNIDDKERRDDVDGEITVDDVVTNAREVEQSKKRVLAEEKEKRRKWDFLDVEEIARYKDVLDCHLNDLIKEGQYFELQDAVEPRCVFCCRVLANLGGIVIYETMNFNMSINITDPRCHPIGWAASHQEDSVSYCPGKYSAENIKKFAKNSVPAIVFKRYELKEHILKVGSLVEVQDAEQRAAIFPGHVSEVINCHFVKIVSCSYGRPDTREIVAHRGTHGVFPQGFCASVGYQLSLPQKSFLRDKNHTDFPWSWKSYAAQWGIPGISTNECNFEPIPGREAKITPMRHIEVFCYQRGVMYAALIHRAVRNLVLIELSCDTTPNPPLMFVIGCDNLFPCGFAAKYEIPFIGEAPFLSLPPLKNEGASRFDLMRLQYSSKPGNIFQERKMSDPTFLPEVWMKGDVWLPRIYVHPSCRIGPWFVRSQFAALARYYEAGPIPHVLRVLIADVYQCASLEHRVDVQSILNTDDDDVAVIYVKYKWRTSADHVVMRVPVCKTARQTSGWLRVLLRSLGCCPYLFSFEKTPKCGCNKIFLEERRKMAESPAEFVKKADHFNTLEKRRRRCPKVGSSKRRRTQQPSPLPKELDNHSTRNALTSDDDFSRSSIDEMPLLHPADSTGFVPNGSTNGEETSNQCSSSDEVHFNGIPANNTSPQRPLRIDGDAKEWDAKQLLGFLRTTFPDLSDVTNVLERENIDGAKLLTMSQQDCIDSLGLNLGPALRLYEVIQEMKSANENHI